AACAGCCACAACGCCAGCAATGCTTAACCATTTGCCGATAGGTTTGTTTTTCCAGACGAAATAGTTTTTATCTTTGAAGCCTTTAAAGTAGTTAATGAAACCATTTTTTCGAATTGGAGTTTCAATAAAGCGGAACGATAATTCTGCAATAATAAATGTTGCGGCAACTTGTAAGATAGCGCGCCAAATATTTGGTTGCGTAAGTTCTAATACAGGTGTTGTTAATGTAATAATTGGATAGTGCCATAGATAAATACCGTAAGACCTTGTGCCAATCCATCTAAGTGGTTTAAAACTGAATATTTTGCTTAGATAAGAAGCAGGGTGAGAGATTGTTGCAATCATGATAACGCCAAGAATTGCAACGAACAACAAGCCGCCACGATATAAGAATGGTTGATATTCACTTACAAAAGCAGTGAATAGAATAAAACAAAGAATACTGATTGTTCCGGCAATATTAAGAACTGCCTTACTTTTCTTAGGAACTACAGGGCTAAGACGATTGAAAGGCCACACAAATGCAAGTGCGCAACCTGCCAGTAAATCAAATGCTCTTGTATCCGTGCCGTAGTAGACACGACTCGGATCTGTTCCTGGAACGTATAAAATCGTCATCCAAATTGCGGATAGTAGACCGAGGCCAATAACGATTTTTAAAAGTAATTTCGGATTTTTGACCCATTTGAGAAATACAAGCAAAAAAGCGGGCCAAATCATATAAAATTGTTCCTCGATTGCTAGTGACCATAAGTTTTTAAGTGGTGATGGAAGTCCAAATGAATCGAAATAAGAAACATTGTGGAAAATAAACCACCAGTTACTTACATAAAAGAAAGAAGCAATTGCATCGCCACGTAAGTTTTTTAAGATTTCTGGATGGAAGAATACGGAGTAGATAACAACTACGACGACCATTACATAAACGGCAGGTATGAGTCGCCGAAAACGTCTAATCCAAAATTGTTTTAATTGCAGTGATTGCGTTTTTTCCCATTGTGTTAATAAAATGTTCGTAATTAAATAACCAGATAAGACGAAAAATATGTCTACGCCGATGAATCCACCTTTTGCCCAGCTGAAATTCAAGTGGTAGGCGATTACAGCAATAACAGCGAGTGCTCGAAGTCCATCAATACTCGGAACATATTTTCTACTGTAGCGAGTAGTCCTTTTCAAAATAACATCTCCTATTTGTGATAAGTAAATATATATGTGTGTAAACCTAGACAGAGATAGTAAAGAGATCTGTTTTTAGCTCCATACTATAATACCATACATAAATCAAGAAGTAATTTAAAATGCTGAATTAATTGATAGATTTTAAAAATTTGAGTATATTTGCTTATTTTTGTTATAGTAAATATAAGTAAATAGTTTGGGGGGAAGCATTTTGACGGAAATATTTGCCCATCGAGGCAGTAGTGGAACACATCCGGAAAATACGATACCGGCGATGAAAGCAGCCATTTTATCAGGTGCGGATGGCATTGAGTTAGATATTCATGTACTAAAAAGCGGAGAATTAATCGTTATGCACGATGAGCGGGTTGATAGAACAACAAATGGAAGTGGTTTTTTGAAAGATCACACTCTTTCAGAAGTGAAAAAACTAGTGATTGGCAAACGTTTTTTTCGGAAAATCCGCGTGCCGACTTTGGAAGAAATTTTTAAGCTAGTGAGCGGTTCCGATATTATATTAAATATCGAACTTAAAACGGACGTCTTTGAATATGAAGGAATAGAACAAAAAGTTTTAAAATTAGCGGGAAAATTTCCTCAAGTCAAACGGATGTATTCTTCTTTTAATCCAGATACCCTCGTTCGGTTGAGAGAGCTAGATCCAACCGCCAAACTAGCTTTAATCACACATGAGAACTTAGAAGAAGTATTGCCTCTACATGAAAAAATCCAACTTGACGCTGTGCATCCACCAGTAAAGGCAATGAAAAATCCTGTCTTGAAGCAAATTGCAGCGCGCTACTGGACGGTGAATAAGGAAGAAGCTATCGTGCGTTTTCTAGATGCTAATGCAAAAGGAATGATGACAGATTTCCCTGAGAGAGCAGTAGCATTACGGAATAACCGCTAAATTCCATGAGCAAAACGCTTTCATTATTCATCGTTAAAAGCTATAATCGTAGTAAGTTAATAAATATTATTGTCTGAGATTCGGAGAGACTGCAAAAGGCGAGCGCAATCGCCTTACTTTGCAGTCTCTTTTTTTGTTTTTAAACTTAAAGCGTTTCAGTTAGATTGAAAAGTGGAAAAGTAACGAAGAAGGCATAATTCAGATGATAAACAATTTGAAGGGGGCAAACAAAATGGTACAATTATTTTCAGCATTTGACAGAGAAACAATCGAACGAAATCTACAAGAGGAAAAATTTGATTTAGTCATCATCGGTGGCGGGATTACAGGAGCGGGAATCGCTTTAGATGCAACTTCACGAGGAATGAGCGTTGCGCTTGTTGAAATGGGTGATTTTGCAAGTGGTACATCAAGCCGTTCGACAAAACTAGTCCACGGAGGACTGCGCTATTTACAACAATTCGAAATCAAGGAAGTAGCAGATTTAGGAAAAGAACGTGCAATTGTCTACGAAAATGGACCTCACGTAACAACTCCTGAATGGATGATGCTCCCATTCCATAAAGGCGGCAACATGGGCAAAACAACTGCTTCATTCGGAATTCGTTTATATGATTATTTAGCAGGTGTAAAGAAAAATGAACGCCGCAAAATTTTAAGCGCAAAAGAAACTTTAGCTAAAAATCCTTTCGTGAAAAAAGATGGATTAAAAGGCTCTGGTTACTACGTAGAGTACCGTACAGATGATGCGCGTTTAACAATAGAAGTCATGAAGAAAGCGGTAGAACTCGGTGCAAATGCCATTAACTATACAAAAGCAGAGCATTTCTTATACGATGACAATAAACAAGTAGTCGGCGTAACTGTAACAGACCGTTTGTCAGGTAAAGCATATGACATTAAAGGCCACCGCGTTATTAATGCAGCCGGCCCGTGGGTGGATAAAGTAAGAAAATTAGATTATGCAACAAACAACAAACATTTACGCTTAACAAAAGGAATTCATTTAGTTATTGATAAACAAAAATTCCCGATGGAACAAGCAGTATACTTTGATACGCCTGATGGCCGCATGGTTTTTGCTATTCCGCGTGATAAAAAAGTATACGTAGGGACAACGGATACAGTCTATGACGAAGCAGTAATCAATCCAAAAGCACTCGAATCCGATCATAACTATGTGATTAAAGCGATTAATTATATGTTCCCTGATGTGCATATTACCGAAAAAGACATTGAATCAAGTTGGGCTGGAGTTCGTCCACTTATTTATGAAGAAGGGAAAGATCCATCCGAAATTTCTCGTAAAGATGAAGTTTGGTTTTCTGAAAGTGGCTTAATTACAATGGCTGGTGGTAAACTCACTGGATACAGAAAAATGGCCGAAAAATTATTAGATGATGTTTCTAAATCACTAGCAAAAGAAACCGGTAAAAAATACAAACCAGTTCAAACAAAACATTTGCCTATTTCTGGTGGGGATATTGGTGGCTCAGAACAATTAGAAGCATTCCTATCGAAGAAAGCGAAAGAAGG
The sequence above is drawn from the Listeria monocytogenes genome and encodes:
- a CDS encoding glycerophosphodiester phosphodiesterase is translated as MTEIFAHRGSSGTHPENTIPAMKAAILSGADGIELDIHVLKSGELIVMHDERVDRTTNGSGFLKDHTLSEVKKLVIGKRFFRKIRVPTLEEIFKLVSGSDIILNIELKTDVFEYEGIEQKVLKLAGKFPQVKRMYSSFNPDTLVRLRELDPTAKLALITHENLEEVLPLHEKIQLDAVHPPVKAMKNPVLKQIAARYWTVNKEEAIVRFLDANAKGMMTDFPERAVALRNNR
- a CDS encoding glycerol-3-phosphate dehydrogenase/oxidase, whose product is MVQLFSAFDRETIERNLQEEKFDLVIIGGGITGAGIALDATSRGMSVALVEMGDFASGTSSRSTKLVHGGLRYLQQFEIKEVADLGKERAIVYENGPHVTTPEWMMLPFHKGGNMGKTTASFGIRLYDYLAGVKKNERRKILSAKETLAKNPFVKKDGLKGSGYYVEYRTDDARLTIEVMKKAVELGANAINYTKAEHFLYDDNKQVVGVTVTDRLSGKAYDIKGHRVINAAGPWVDKVRKLDYATNNKHLRLTKGIHLVIDKQKFPMEQAVYFDTPDGRMVFAIPRDKKVYVGTTDTVYDEAVINPKALESDHNYVIKAINYMFPDVHITEKDIESSWAGVRPLIYEEGKDPSEISRKDEVWFSESGLITMAGGKLTGYRKMAEKLLDDVSKSLAKETGKKYKPVQTKHLPISGGDIGGSEQLEAFLSKKAKEGNNRFGWTLEEGREMAKRFGSNIDQLFTYAQEHKEQNETTLPNSLYAELRYSIQHEAVTTPIDFLLRRTGYLLFDMPYLLEWKDAVVDEMAKQFHWSDDVKQTYIEELNIQINDAREPADWHDR
- the oatA gene encoding peptidoglycan O-acetyltransferase OatA, whose product is MKRTTRYSRKYVPSIDGLRALAVIAVIAYHLNFSWAKGGFIGVDIFFVLSGYLITNILLTQWEKTQSLQLKQFWIRRFRRLIPAVYVMVVVVVIYSVFFHPEILKNLRGDAIASFFYVSNWWFIFHNVSYFDSFGLPSPLKNLWSLAIEEQFYMIWPAFLLVFLKWVKNPKLLLKIVIGLGLLSAIWMTILYVPGTDPSRVYYGTDTRAFDLLAGCALAFVWPFNRLSPVVPKKSKAVLNIAGTISILCFILFTAFVSEYQPFLYRGGLLFVAILGVIMIATISHPASYLSKIFSFKPLRWIGTRSYGIYLWHYPIITLTTPVLELTQPNIWRAILQVAATFIIAELSFRFIETPIRKNGFINYFKGFKDKNYFVWKNKPIGKWLSIAGVVAVLAIFTLGMTNVLSVNTNAEKQQTSVKTTTSTAETKKDTKKEAEDKAAKEKENSKETDSNKASGQDETPEPDNKDKSAATPTPTITQTVAIGDSVMLDIEPYLKEAVPNVTIDGLVGRQLRDAITTATGYKKFNSENSSVILELGTNGPFTEDQLNDLLDQFDKATIYLVNTRVPRGWQSEVNKSIANADSRPNVTVVDWYSRSSGQSQYFAPDGVHLTKTGAQAYVAMLTSVMNK